The Rickettsiales bacterium nucleotide sequence ATACACCCCCATTTAGGAGCATCTAAAATTGGCTTTGGAAGTAGCAACCCGTAAGCGGCAACAACTGCACAATCAGCGTTTTGACTTGCAAAAATTTTCTGCTCGTTTTCATCTTTGAGAGTTTTTGGCGTAAAAACTGGTATTTGAAATTCTTCAGCTTTCTTATGGATTTTTGATTTGTGAACCTCAAGCCCCCTTGCAGCAGGCTTTGGAGGCTGAGTATAAACAGCAATAATCTGATGATTATTTGAATTATAGATTTTTTCTAATGCAGGAATCGCAAAATCTGGCGACCCCATAAATATAATTTTCATTTGTTCTAAATTAAAAGTTTTTGAAATACTTTACTCTAAATTCCCTCTTCCGTTTACGGGGGAGGGTTAGGGAGGGCATATTATAAACTAAACTTTTGCGATTAATAAAAGCCCCCCTCTTAATCTCCCCCCGTAAACAGGGGGAGAAATAAAGAGCAAAATCAATCTAAATTGCTTTATCAAAATATAATTCTATCTCTGCGTTGCGAGATAAATTATTTATATAATTCAAAACTTTACTTGGAATAGCTAAACCTCTTACAATCGTTAAAGCTCGAAGGGTTGGAAATAGATGAATATCATCTTCAGAAATTTCCTCCCCATTAACCGCACTTTCATTTTTGATGAGTGAAACTAACTCCTCAAGGTGATTTTCGGCTATAGATTTTAACTCTGGTGTTCTACTGATATTACCTTCAAAAGAGCCAATCATATCCTCTTTTTTAGTTTTGAAATATCTGATGGCTGAATCAGTTGCAAACTCAGGTAAATTAACCTCTATAGAGCGGGGCATATATAGCCGGCTTACATATTTTCTTGATGCCTCAAGCCAGTCAGAAACCGCTTTATTATTTTTACCAAGGATTACTGGCTTTCCAAAGTTTTTATCTATAAAAGCTACAATATCCATAGATTCCGGAATTGCAGAGCCATCTGGCTTTTCCAAAATTGGCACCATTTTCTGCCCAATTAGCTTAGTTGGGGTTTCAACATCATCATTCAAGATTGTAATTTCTTGATAAGGAATTTTTTTAAGCCCAAAAATCATTCTAGCCTTGATGCAATATGGGCAGTGATTGAAGGTGTAAAGTTTCATAAAAGCAGTTTTGTTAATGTTCGATTAATCTTTTTGTGATATGATAATAATACTCAAATTATATAAAACAATTAATGAATTTACCTAGTAATAAAATTAGTGTTTTTTGGCAATATTCCAGTTCTATTACCGCTGAGGCTGGCGAATCGCAGGGGGATTTCAAAACTTTTGATAAAGTTTTTCATAACAACAAACTTTACTATCGCATAAATCCTGATGATATTGATTTTACTAAAATGACTGAAGTTCAGAAATCCGCTGAAATTCTTGCTTTTAAGGTAACAGAAGGAAGGGTGAAAGTGGTTACAAAAATTGGCTTTAGTAATCAAACCATAAATTATGCGGAAGCAGGGGATTATATTGTATATAATATTGGCACAGAAAATAATAGCCTGACACTGCTTGAGAAATTATTATCAGCATCAAAAAAGGTTATTAAGGCTGAAAATTTTGATAAATTATATTCTAATTCAACGGAAAAAATTAAACTCAGCAAGCAAGAGCAGAATGTTATAAAAGCTGACTTAGCGAGCGACAATAATGATGATAATTCTGATTTTACTGATTACACATTCATAGATTCTATAGAAAAACATATTTACATCGGCAAGCCTGTTTTTGTGTGCAAAGTGCCTTATAATTTTGTGATTCGTGCACCTTGGGGGAGTGATCAATTCGTTCAAGCTGGCGGAATGATTGTATATAACATCAACACCAGTAGAGGTTCTCATAAAGATATTTATGGCGTGCATGGCTCTAGCAAAGGAGTTGCAGGTGAGTTTGAGAAAAGCTATTCTGTAGTTGATGATGAAAAAAAAGGCCTAATTGTGGATACTTACAAGATGGCTTTGCGTTGTGATAGGTCTCCAATCGCTGGCATTCAATTTACTAATAGAGATATGAGAATGGCTCATGAAAGAATAGGCAAAGATTGCCCTAGGCTTGGAATTTTTGTTGATTAAGGATTATTTGAGATCTTGATATAATTAACTTTCTAGATTGCCACTTTTACGGCAATAAATAATCGTAAGGGGTAAAACACTAACGTCTAGGTTGATTTACATTAGGTGCAACGGCACTTCCACATTCAGTTAATGTTTTATCTAATTCTCCTGCAACTCTTTCATATCCGCTCTTCAAAGCTTGAAAAGCCTCTACAAAATTAGCTTGTCTATTTTGCTCGGTCATAAAATAAATTATTGATTGTTTGTTTCTTTGTCTTCTCATTGATTGTCACCCCGCACTTGTTGCGGGGTTAAACAAAAATAAACACTTTCACTTCATACCCGCGAAGGCGGGTATCCAATATTTTATATTATAGATTCCCGCTGGAGTTTACCCCGTGCTTGACACGGGGCGGGAATGAATAATGTTAGCTATTCTTAACCCCGCAACAAGTGCGGGGTGACAAGTGTTGTTTAATAAACAAAAATAAACACTAATTACCAATTCCTACTTTCTGAAAGAAATTTTCAAATGCTTCATCAATTTCTTTCTTAGCTTTGTAAATTTTCATTTTCTCCACACCTGATAAAACCCTGCCTGATTTTAGGTATTTTTCAAAGTTAGTTGTCATTATATCACAGTTTTTTTCTACTTTTGCAACAATATTTTCAATTAAAGGCAAAAATGGCTCAGTATCCTCAGGGAATTTCTCACATAAATCAATAGCTTGTTCTGCAAAATCGTATATTTGCATCATCTGATCAAAAGCCTGTTTTTGCACTTCTAAACCTTCCATAAGCCTAAAAAATTAACATTTTGTGTATATTAGCATATAATAATTAAAAAATTGTTAAACTACATAATTTATTCTTGATAAATATCAATGAGGGAAATTTATTTGATTTTAATCTAAGGCTGTTAACCTAAACTTTTATAGTATGCTTGAATCACACGAACTTGCTTCTGAATTTCCAGAATTTAAGGATAAAATTCATAATCTAAAAACCTCTGATGCACATTTTGCTAGGCTTTTTGATGAATATCACAATGTAACTAAAGAAGTTGAAAGGCTTGAAGGTGTTGGTCAACCAACTTCTGATTCTTATGCTGAAACCCTTAAAAAGAAACGCCTCAGCCTAAAAGATGATTTATTCCATCTACTAAAATCAGTTGCTTAAGGCTTTTTATTTTTTAGTCTTTTTTCAAAACCCCATCAGTTTTTTGATGGGGTTTTTTTATATGAAAATTTTGCCTAGTTAGTAAATATAGATTATACCCCTTCTAAATAAGTAATTGATATTAAATGAAAAATAAATTTGGCACGAATTTAGCTTTATAAATTTCTGAGTAAAAATATTTATAAAGTTTAATGCTAAATAATTTATTAACATCTCTGACTTCTAACACTAATGGTGCAATTAGTGGTGTAGCTGGTTATGGCAATACGCAGGCTAATGTTGCAAATAATGCGAATTCCAGTGGCACAAGTTCTGATGGATTATTCTCTCAGATATTAAATGATGTAAACTTAAATAATATTGGTGATGTTAGCGATGCATTAATACCTGATGCACAAATAGGTGACGGAGCTTTAGCGAGTAATAATATTCAAGCTGATTTAGCGAATAATATTCTTAGTAAAGATACTGCAATTATTTCACCTGAAGCATCTAATTATATATCTCAAGTAATTTCAAATCAGCCAAGTATAGTTGCGGTTGATAATGCAAACCCAATATTTGTAGAAACGCCAACTGAAGAAGTTGCAAATATTACAGATCTAGCACAGCCTAAATTAAACAGCCTTGATAGTATAACTAAAAATTCACTTCCATCTGTTAATCAGGCTGGTGATGGAAAAGCTGATTTATCTGTGGTTGAAAATATTATACCTAAAAATTCAACTGCAAAGCAAGATGAAAGAATTTTAGGGCAGGATAATTTGGAATCTTGGGCTGTTTCTAAAAAGAATGATTATCTTAACAAAGCTATAGATATTATAAATAATAGCACAAGAAACCCATTTGGATTACCTCAAAATGCACTTATTTCAGAGGGGCAAAGTAAGATTCAAAATGATAGTGGAGTAACATTAAATTCTTCACTTTATGCAGATGGTGAATCGCTTTTCAATAAACATATTGATAATACACAGGCAAAAATTTCAGACACTAAATCTGAGCTTGCAAATAGAGAAATAAATTTTGAGCAAAATTATAAAATTGCAAGCTTTTCAAAAGGCAAGAACTCCATTGAGCTTCATTTAGAGCCGGCACATCTTGGCAAAGTTAATATTAAATTTGATTTTAGTGCTGAGGGCAAGCCAGCAATTATGGTTCTTGCAGATAAAGCTGATACACTTGATATGTTAAAGAAGGATAGTTCGGAAATACAAAAAATCCTTCAAGACAATGGAATTAAAGCAGATTCAGGCTCTTTAAGTTTTAACTTAAATACTGGTGGAAATTCCCAAGGTTATGAAGCTGCACAAGATAATTGGTCAAAAAACAATAGCTTGTTTGCCTTCTCACTAGAGCAAGATTTTCAAAATTTAGATATTGAAACAATTAATGATAACAACCCAAGTTATATTTCTTCTGCGGGTGCAATTTATAGAGGGAATTTGGCATACGGAATGCTTAATATACTAGTATAACTAAAATTTATTTTATGGTTTCGGCTATTGGAAGTTCATTTATAACTAATAAATCAAGCTCTTTTCAGGAAGGTTCTGATGCTTTCTTGAAAACCAGTGAAGATTATCTTCAGCTATTTA carries:
- the grxB gene encoding glutaredoxin 2, giving the protein MKLYTFNHCPYCIKARMIFGLKKIPYQEITILNDDVETPTKLIGQKMVPILEKPDGSAIPESMDIVAFIDKNFGKPVILGKNNKAVSDWLEASRKYVSRLYMPRSIEVNLPEFATDSAIRYFKTKKEDMIGSFEGNISRTPELKSIAENHLEELVSLIKNESAVNGEEISEDDIHLFPTLRALTIVRGLAIPSKVLNYINNLSRNAEIELYFDKAI
- a CDS encoding DUF465 domain-containing protein, coding for MLESHELASEFPEFKDKIHNLKTSDAHFARLFDEYHNVTKEVERLEGVGQPTSDSYAETLKKKRLSLKDDLFHLLKSVA
- a CDS encoding flagellar hook-length control protein FliK, encoding MLNNLLTSLTSNTNGAISGVAGYGNTQANVANNANSSGTSSDGLFSQILNDVNLNNIGDVSDALIPDAQIGDGALASNNIQADLANNILSKDTAIISPEASNYISQVISNQPSIVAVDNANPIFVETPTEEVANITDLAQPKLNSLDSITKNSLPSVNQAGDGKADLSVVENIIPKNSTAKQDERILGQDNLESWAVSKKNDYLNKAIDIINNSTRNPFGLPQNALISEGQSKIQNDSGVTLNSSLYADGESLFNKHIDNTQAKISDTKSELANREINFEQNYKIASFSKGKNSIELHLEPAHLGKVNIKFDFSAEGKPAIMVLADKADTLDMLKKDSSEIQKILQDNGIKADSGSLSFNLNTGGNSQGYEAAQDNWSKNNSLFAFSLEQDFQNLDIETINDNNPSYISSAGAIYRGNLAYGMLNILV